In one Pseudomonas sp. SG20056 genomic region, the following are encoded:
- a CDS encoding glutathione S-transferase, whose translation MSQPAIKLYRHPLSGHAHRVELLLSLLKLPTELVFVDLANGAHKKPEFLAINAFGQVPVIDDNGTVLSDSNAILVYLAKTYGKGAWLPEEPLAAARIQRWLSVAAGQLAYGPASARLITVFGAPLNAEDVIARSHALLKVMDSELANSPFLAGATASIADVANYTYIAHAPEGNVSLQAYPNVRAWLERVEALPGFVPMQRTAAGLQAA comes from the coding sequence ATGTCTCAGCCAGCCATCAAACTCTATCGTCACCCACTGTCCGGCCACGCCCATCGCGTTGAACTGCTGCTCTCTCTGTTAAAGCTGCCCACCGAATTGGTATTTGTTGACCTGGCCAATGGGGCACACAAGAAGCCTGAATTCCTCGCCATCAATGCCTTCGGCCAAGTACCGGTGATCGATGACAACGGCACCGTTCTCAGCGACTCCAACGCCATTCTGGTTTATCTGGCGAAGACCTATGGCAAGGGTGCCTGGCTGCCTGAAGAGCCCCTCGCGGCGGCGCGTATTCAGCGCTGGCTGTCGGTGGCAGCGGGCCAGTTGGCTTACGGCCCTGCATCAGCTCGGCTGATCACCGTGTTCGGTGCGCCTTTGAATGCCGAGGATGTGATCGCCCGTTCCCATGCCCTGCTCAAGGTGATGGACAGCGAGCTGGCCAACAGCCCGTTCCTGGCTGGCGCAACCGCCAGCATCGCCGATGTCGCCAACTACACCTATATCGCCCATGCCCCGGAAGGCAATGTCTCGCTACAGGCCTATCCGAATGTGCGGGCCTGGCTGGAACGGGTCGAAGCACTGCCAGGTTTTGTGCCGATGCAGCGCACTGCCGCAGGTCTACAAGCCGCCTGA
- a CDS encoding pyridoxamine 5'-phosphate oxidase family protein, protein MDHLPKHRRSPWHAGEKTLQDIYSVAERMEVIGQKVIRDYMPDQHREFYQQLPFMVVGAVDAQQRPWATLLEGPEGFVTSPDPQQLLLAVQPDEQDPAAAGLQPGHAIGLLGIELHTRRRNRINGVIQQVSADGLAVAVEHSYGNCPKYIQARSYTHSSEPLQQRAERENFTELNDRATAMIRAADTFFIASYFDHDAHNRSVDVSHRGGRAGFVKVEGNRLTIPDYAGNLFFNTLGNLQANPVAGLLFVDFATGDILQLTGRTELILDSPMIHAFESAERLWTFEVEQAVLRPAATSLRWTFHDYAPTSLATGNWADADAKLRQSEQRRQWQQWRVTQVQQESQDIRSFYIQPLDGTAVAFTPGQHMPVRLHIPGVELPLVRTYSVSSAPSDGQVRISVKAQGPASHHLHSQVQVDDVLEVRSPMGSFTLIEETERPVVLIAAGVGITPLLSMFRELAAQNHQRQRHVHLFQSARTLADLSFQAELKALQQRDSEHLHIHRALSSPGTEAVVGRDFEITGRLDFSQVKARLPLDDYDFYLCGPGGFLQAMYDGLRALNIPDERIHAEAFGPSTLQRLTVEQSAAPIQLPAASAPVPVYFASSAKEARWTPGSGSLLELAESRGLSPDFSCRGGSCGTCKTRLVSGHVHYPNPPAQLPEGDSVLICCAVPAELDGAIQPLVLDL, encoded by the coding sequence ATGGATCATCTGCCCAAACACCGCCGCTCGCCCTGGCATGCCGGGGAAAAAACGCTTCAGGACATCTACAGCGTCGCCGAACGCATGGAAGTGATTGGGCAGAAGGTCATTCGCGATTACATGCCCGACCAGCACCGCGAGTTCTACCAGCAACTGCCGTTTATGGTTGTCGGTGCAGTCGATGCACAACAACGGCCCTGGGCGACCCTGCTGGAGGGGCCGGAAGGCTTCGTCACCTCGCCCGATCCGCAGCAGTTGCTACTGGCCGTTCAACCTGACGAGCAGGACCCAGCCGCTGCCGGCTTGCAACCCGGCCACGCCATTGGCCTGCTGGGCATCGAGCTGCATACGCGCCGGCGCAATCGCATCAATGGGGTGATCCAGCAGGTTTCTGCTGATGGTCTTGCCGTTGCGGTCGAACACTCCTACGGCAATTGCCCCAAGTACATCCAGGCACGCTCTTATACCCACTCATCGGAGCCGTTGCAGCAGCGGGCTGAGCGCGAGAACTTCACCGAACTGAATGACCGCGCCACCGCGATGATCCGTGCGGCGGACACCTTTTTTATCGCCAGCTACTTCGACCATGACGCGCACAATCGCTCTGTGGACGTCTCGCACCGTGGTGGCCGTGCCGGCTTTGTCAAAGTCGAAGGCAACCGGCTGACGATTCCCGATTATGCCGGCAACCTGTTCTTCAACACCTTGGGCAACCTGCAGGCCAATCCGGTTGCGGGGCTGTTGTTTGTCGATTTCGCCACGGGCGACATCCTGCAACTCACCGGCCGCACCGAGCTGATCCTCGACAGCCCGATGATCCACGCCTTCGAAAGTGCCGAGCGCTTGTGGACCTTCGAGGTTGAGCAGGCTGTGCTGCGCCCGGCGGCAACCTCCTTGCGCTGGACCTTTCACGACTACGCACCGACCAGCCTGGCCACCGGAAACTGGGCGGATGCCGACGCGAAGCTGCGCCAGAGTGAGCAACGCCGGCAGTGGCAACAGTGGCGCGTGACCCAGGTGCAGCAGGAAAGTCAGGACATTCGCTCGTTTTATATTCAGCCGCTGGATGGCACGGCGGTGGCGTTTACTCCGGGCCAGCACATGCCGGTGCGTCTGCACATTCCAGGTGTTGAGCTGCCACTGGTCCGCACGTACAGCGTTTCCAGCGCGCCGTCTGACGGGCAGGTGCGCATCAGCGTCAAAGCCCAGGGACCGGCTTCGCACCACCTGCACAGCCAGGTGCAGGTGGACGATGTGCTGGAAGTTCGCTCGCCCATGGGCAGCTTTACCCTGATCGAAGAAACCGAGCGCCCGGTGGTGTTGATCGCTGCCGGGGTGGGCATTACGCCCTTGCTCTCGATGTTCCGCGAGCTGGCCGCGCAAAATCATCAGCGGCAACGCCATGTGCATTTGTTCCAAAGCGCCCGAACCCTGGCGGACCTGTCATTCCAGGCCGAACTCAAGGCGCTGCAACAGCGCGATAGCGAGCACCTGCATATCCATCGTGCACTCAGTAGCCCAGGCACCGAGGCGGTTGTGGGGCGTGATTTTGAAATCACCGGTCGCCTCGACTTTTCCCAGGTAAAGGCACGGCTGCCGCTGGATGATTACGACTTTTACCTGTGCGGCCCCGGCGGCTTTTTGCAGGCCATGTACGACGGGCTGCGGGCGCTGAACATCCCGGATGAGCGCATCCATGCCGAGGCATTCGGCCCTTCGACGCTGCAACGTTTAACGGTTGAACAGTCTGCTGCGCCGATTCAGTTACCCGCCGCCAGCGCCCCAGTACCGGTCTACTTCGCGTCCTCGGCGAAGGAGGCGCGCTGGACGCCGGGCAGTGGCAGCTTGCTGGAGCTGGCCGAGAGCCGTGGTCTGAGCCCCGACTTCAGCTGCCGGGGTGGTTCGTGCGGCACCTGCAAAACGCGTCTGGTCAGCGGCCACGTGCATTACCCCAACCCACCGGCGCAACTGCCAGAGGGCGACAGCGTGTTGATCTGCTGCGCCGTACCGGCGGAACTGGACGGTGCTATCCAACCCCTGGTGCTTGATCTCTAG
- a CDS encoding nuclear transport factor 2 family protein — MSTAEIRQPVPPFTRESAILKVRLAEDGWNSRDAAKVAMAYSLDTQWRNRAEFVTSRAEAQAFLERKWRKELEYRLIKELWAFTDNRIAVRYAYEWHDDSGNWFRSYGNENWEFTENGLMAHRFACINDLPIEESERKFRWPLGRRPDDHPGLSQLGL, encoded by the coding sequence ATGTCTACCGCTGAAATTCGTCAACCGGTTCCGCCCTTTACCCGGGAGTCCGCCATCTTAAAAGTCCGTCTTGCCGAAGATGGCTGGAACAGCCGCGATGCGGCCAAAGTGGCCATGGCTTATAGCCTGGACACCCAATGGCGCAACCGCGCCGAATTCGTCACCAGCCGTGCCGAGGCGCAGGCGTTTTTAGAACGTAAGTGGCGCAAGGAGCTGGAGTACCGCTTGATCAAGGAGCTGTGGGCGTTTACCGATAACCGCATCGCCGTGCGCTATGCCTACGAATGGCACGACGACTCGGGCAACTGGTTTCGCTCCTACGGCAACGAGAACTGGGAGTTCACCGAAAACGGTCTGATGGCGCATCGCTTTGCCTGCATCAACGACCTGCCCATTGAAGAGTCCGAACGCAAATTCCGCTGGCCATTGGGGCGGCGCCCTGATGACCATCCGGGGCTTTCGCAATTGGGGCTATAA
- a CDS encoding SDR family oxidoreductase: MSNNISGKVVIITGASSGLGEATARHLAEKGARVVLAARRKEKLDALVAELVAAGGQAVAYQTDVTSQDDVKALIQGAIDTFGRLDVLVNNAGLMAIAPLSEGRVDEWDRMIDINIKGLLYGVAAALPVFQQQNSGHFINIASVAGLKVFSPGGTVYSGTKFAVRAISEGLRHEVGGRIRTTTIEPGAVDSELKFGSSHQASRDFVVDFYQQAIPADSVARAIAFAIEQPADVDINEIVLRPTVQDF, from the coding sequence ATGAGCAACAATATTTCCGGAAAAGTAGTCATCATCACTGGCGCCAGCAGCGGTTTGGGCGAGGCCACGGCCCGCCATCTGGCAGAAAAAGGGGCGCGTGTAGTCCTGGCGGCACGCCGCAAGGAGAAACTGGATGCGCTGGTTGCAGAGCTGGTAGCCGCTGGTGGCCAAGCGGTGGCCTACCAGACCGATGTCACCTCCCAGGATGACGTCAAGGCACTGATCCAGGGCGCAATAGACACCTTCGGCCGCCTCGACGTGCTGGTCAACAACGCAGGTCTGATGGCCATCGCCCCGCTGAGCGAAGGGCGGGTGGACGAGTGGGACCGCATGATTGACATCAATATCAAAGGCTTGCTGTACGGGGTAGCAGCCGCACTGCCAGTGTTCCAGCAGCAGAACAGCGGGCATTTCATCAATATCGCCTCGGTCGCGGGCCTGAAGGTATTCAGCCCGGGTGGTACGGTCTACAGCGGTACCAAGTTTGCGGTCCGCGCCATTTCCGAGGGGCTGCGCCATGAAGTGGGTGGTCGTATTCGGACCACCACCATCGAGCCGGGCGCCGTCGACTCTGAACTCAAGTTCGGCAGTTCCCACCAGGCCAGCCGCGATTTCGTGGTCGACTTCTACCAGCAGGCCATTCCCGCCGACTCAGTGGCACGCGCTATCGCCTTCGCCATCGAGCAGCCTGCCGATGTCGACATCAACGAAATCGTGCTGCGCCCAACCGTACAGGACTTCTAA
- a CDS encoding LysR family transcriptional regulator, whose product MLNRMEMVRIFCAAAESGSFRAAASRLGISPQSVTRAVQALEAELGEPLFHRNTRQVHITAFGQGYAQEARSALEHFDALFRSHRSEPELSGRIGITAPQTIGRHYLVPFLQPLMAAHPHLQFHLRLEDQMTDSVEAQIDIGIRVGLIRDRRYVAKALAPVPMHVVASPELVERIGSPRSIQALDACPLSALIDQRNGRPWPWLFADGQSFTPRQPVLICDDADTELEAIVSGTCFGQIPAYLANPLIRSGKLITVLDELAPPPWDLFIYRPQQGPVSRRVRLVFDHLTEAFRDPQRFPSG is encoded by the coding sequence ATGCTCAATCGCATGGAGATGGTCAGGATCTTCTGCGCCGCTGCCGAGTCCGGCAGCTTCCGTGCAGCCGCAAGCCGCCTGGGTATTTCACCGCAGAGCGTGACGCGCGCCGTTCAGGCGCTGGAAGCCGAGCTGGGTGAGCCGCTCTTCCACCGCAATACCCGTCAGGTGCATATCACCGCCTTTGGCCAAGGCTATGCACAGGAAGCCCGTTCGGCCCTTGAGCACTTCGATGCACTCTTTCGCTCGCATCGCAGTGAACCTGAGCTTTCAGGCCGTATCGGGATTACCGCGCCGCAAACTATTGGCCGACACTACCTGGTTCCGTTTCTGCAGCCGCTGATGGCGGCTCATCCACACTTGCAGTTCCACTTGCGCCTGGAAGACCAGATGACGGACTCGGTGGAGGCGCAGATCGACATCGGCATTCGGGTCGGCTTGATACGCGACCGTCGTTACGTTGCGAAGGCACTGGCACCCGTACCCATGCATGTGGTTGCCAGCCCGGAGCTGGTCGAGCGGATTGGCTCACCGCGCTCGATTCAGGCGCTTGACGCCTGCCCACTGTCCGCGTTGATCGACCAGCGCAATGGCAGGCCCTGGCCTTGGCTGTTCGCCGATGGCCAAAGTTTCACTCCCCGGCAACCCGTGTTGATTTGCGACGATGCTGATACCGAGCTGGAGGCGATTGTGTCCGGCACCTGTTTTGGTCAGATTCCCGCCTACCTTGCCAACCCATTAATCCGCAGCGGCAAGCTCATAACCGTGTTGGATGAGCTTGCTCCACCGCCCTGGGACCTGTTCATTTATCGCCCGCAACAGGGCCCAGTTTCACGCCGAGTACGCCTGGTGTTCGATCACTTGACTGAGGCATTTCGCGACCCCCAACGTTTTCCTAGCGGCTGA
- a CDS encoding amidase, producing MIEVTELSIASLRTALKAGQTTAVELVQAYLARIDAYDAAGTPTQLNAVVVRNPDALKEAQASDERRARGATLGPLDGIPYTAKDSYLVKGLTAASGSPAFKDLVAYRDAFTVERLRAAGAICLGKTNMPPMANGGMQRGVYGRAESPYNADYLTAPFASGSSNGAGTATAASFAAFGLAEETWSSGRGPASNNGLCAYTPSRGVISVRGNWPLTPTMDVVVPYARTMADLLEILDIVVADDPDNRGDLWRLQPWVSIPKASEVRPAAYADLAAKADALAGKRFGVPRMFINKDDAAGTSENPGIGGPTGQRIHTRPSVIALWEQARKALEAAGAEVIEVDFPLVSNCEGDRPGAPTAYNRGIVTPEFLHDELWELSGWAFDDFLRANGDPKLNRLADVDGPQIFPHDPGTLPNREGDLAAGMDEYVNMAKRGLKTWDQIETLPDGLRGLEHTRKLDLEDWMDNLGLDAVLFPTVADVGPADADVNPASADIAWSNGVWVANGNLAIRHLGVPTVTVPMGVMADIGMPAGLTFAGRAYDDSALLRFATAFESTGSKRLVPPRTPPLSRG from the coding sequence ATGATCGAGGTAACCGAGCTTTCCATTGCTTCACTGCGCACCGCGCTCAAAGCCGGCCAGACCACGGCGGTCGAACTGGTGCAGGCCTACCTCGCCCGCATCGACGCCTACGATGCTGCCGGCACCCCGACCCAACTTAACGCAGTCGTCGTGCGCAATCCCGATGCGCTCAAGGAAGCCCAGGCATCCGATGAGCGCCGCGCCCGTGGTGCAACGCTTGGCCCACTCGATGGTATTCCCTACACGGCCAAAGACAGCTACCTGGTCAAGGGCCTGACCGCCGCCTCCGGCAGCCCAGCCTTCAAGGACCTAGTCGCCTATCGCGATGCCTTTACCGTCGAGCGTTTGCGCGCCGCCGGGGCCATCTGCCTGGGTAAAACCAATATGCCGCCCATGGCCAACGGAGGTATGCAACGCGGCGTCTATGGCCGGGCGGAAAGCCCGTACAACGCCGATTACCTCACCGCGCCCTTCGCTTCCGGCTCATCCAACGGTGCCGGCACCGCCACTGCCGCCAGTTTTGCCGCTTTTGGTCTGGCCGAAGAGACCTGGTCGAGCGGTCGCGGCCCAGCCTCGAACAATGGCCTGTGCGCCTACACGCCATCACGCGGAGTGATATCGGTACGCGGCAACTGGCCGCTGACGCCGACCATGGACGTGGTGGTGCCTTATGCGCGAACCATGGCCGACTTGCTGGAAATACTCGATATCGTGGTCGCCGATGACCCGGACAACCGTGGCGACCTGTGGCGCCTGCAGCCTTGGGTGTCGATCCCGAAAGCCTCCGAGGTACGTCCAGCCGCCTATGCCGACCTGGCCGCCAAAGCCGATGCCCTGGCTGGCAAACGCTTTGGCGTGCCACGTATGTTTATCAACAAGGATGACGCCGCCGGCACCAGCGAAAACCCAGGCATTGGCGGCCCGACTGGCCAGCGCATCCACACTCGGCCGTCAGTCATTGCGCTCTGGGAGCAGGCACGCAAGGCACTGGAAGCCGCCGGCGCCGAAGTCATCGAAGTGGACTTCCCGCTGGTGTCCAACTGCGAAGGCGACCGCCCCGGCGCACCGACCGCGTACAACCGCGGCATCGTCACCCCGGAGTTTCTGCATGACGAACTGTGGGAACTGAGCGGCTGGGCCTTTGACGACTTCCTGCGCGCCAACGGAGACCCAAAGCTCAATCGCCTGGCAGATGTCGACGGCCCGCAGATATTCCCCCACGACCCCGGCACCCTGCCCAACCGCGAAGGCGACCTGGCCGCTGGCATGGACGAATACGTCAACATGGCCAAGCGCGGCCTGAAGACCTGGGACCAGATCGAAACACTGCCCGACGGCCTGCGCGGCCTGGAGCACACCCGCAAGCTCGACCTGGAAGACTGGATGGACAACCTCGGCCTCGACGCCGTGCTGTTCCCCACCGTCGCCGATGTCGGCCCGGCGGATGCCGACGTCAATCCAGCGTCTGCGGATATCGCCTGGAGCAACGGTGTGTGGGTGGCCAACGGCAACCTGGCCATCCGTCACCTGGGCGTGCCCACCGTCACCGTACCAATGGGCGTGATGGCCGATATCGGCATGCCAGCCGGCCTGACCTTCGCCGGCCGCGCCTATGACGACTCGGCCCTGCTGCGCTTTGCCACCGCGTTCGAATCCACCGGTTCGAAACGTCTGGTGCCGCCACGCACGCCGCCACTGTCGCGCGGTTAA
- a CDS encoding glutathione binding-like protein: MSDLSAYPITQKWSAQHPERLQLYSLPTPNGVKASIMLEEIGLAYEPHLVSFDTNDQLSEEFLSLNPNNKIPAILDPNGPGGKPLALFESGAILIYLAEKTGQLLAQDPATRYETLQWLMWQMGGIGPMFGQLGFFHKFAGKDYPDKRPRDRYVAESQRLLGVLEQRLQGRSWIMGEDYSIADIAVFPWVRNLVGFYEAGELVEFERFTNVQRVLQAFVARPAVIKGLATPARG; encoded by the coding sequence ATGTCAGACCTTTCCGCCTACCCCATTACGCAAAAATGGTCCGCCCAGCACCCAGAGCGCCTGCAGCTGTATTCGCTGCCCACGCCCAACGGCGTCAAGGCCTCGATCATGCTGGAAGAGATCGGCCTGGCCTATGAGCCCCACCTGGTCAGCTTCGACACTAACGATCAGCTCAGTGAAGAATTCCTCTCGCTCAATCCCAACAACAAGATCCCGGCGATCCTCGACCCCAACGGCCCAGGCGGCAAACCGTTGGCGCTGTTCGAGTCTGGGGCGATCCTGATCTACCTGGCAGAGAAAACCGGCCAGCTCTTGGCACAGGACCCCGCCACGCGCTACGAAACCCTGCAGTGGCTGATGTGGCAGATGGGCGGCATCGGCCCGATGTTCGGCCAGTTGGGCTTCTTTCATAAATTCGCTGGCAAGGACTACCCGGACAAACGCCCACGCGACCGTTACGTCGCCGAATCCCAGCGCCTGCTCGGCGTACTTGAACAACGCCTGCAAGGCCGTAGCTGGATCATGGGCGAGGACTACAGCATCGCCGATATCGCCGTGTTCCCCTGGGTGCGCAACCTGGTGGGTTTCTACGAGGCCGGCGAGCTGGTGGAATTCGAGCGCTTCACTAATGTGCAGCGGGTGCTGCAAGCCTTTGTCGCTCGCCCGGCAGTCATCAAGGGCCTGGCCACGCCAGCACGCGGCTAA
- a CDS encoding HIT family protein, producing the protein MSLHGEYDNQNIFAQIIRGEAPCYKLYEDEDVLAFLDVFPQSFGHTLVIPKRSAARNILEIDSDSLSKVMAVVQKLTGVIVDELEPAGVQVAQFNGAPAGQTVFHIHMHIVPRYAGETLSVHAGGKATPEELAALQARLLKRIAG; encoded by the coding sequence ATGAGCCTGCACGGCGAATACGACAACCAGAATATCTTTGCCCAGATCATCCGCGGCGAAGCCCCTTGCTACAAGCTCTACGAGGATGAGGATGTACTGGCCTTCCTCGATGTGTTTCCGCAGTCCTTCGGCCATACCCTGGTGATCCCCAAGCGCTCTGCGGCGCGCAATATTCTGGAAATCGACAGCGACAGCCTGAGCAAGGTGATGGCCGTGGTGCAGAAGCTTACGGGTGTGATCGTCGACGAGCTGGAGCCTGCCGGGGTGCAAGTGGCGCAGTTCAATGGCGCGCCAGCCGGGCAGACGGTGTTTCATATTCATATGCATATTGTGCCGCGCTATGCCGGCGAGACGCTCAGCGTGCATGCCGGCGGCAAGGCGACTCCGGAAGAGCTGGCGGCGCTGCAGGCGCGTCTGCTCAAACGCATCGCCGGTTGA
- a CDS encoding 3-isopropylmalate dehydratase — protein MRLICAVLPLLLLAGCSSWKPAPEDVKPVPADRLLGYQVPLGQGGQLQVNRDFGGMGGGCYVAVLVDRKVAARIGVGEQVRFQVPVGTRVLSIGIDEMDDTLCGMGRLRRELAVKVEPGSQQNFRIVSDNRKGFDILPVTQ, from the coding sequence ATGCGATTGATTTGTGCCGTTTTACCGCTGCTGCTGTTGGCCGGCTGTTCGTCCTGGAAGCCCGCGCCAGAGGATGTCAAACCTGTGCCGGCGGACCGTTTGCTGGGCTATCAGGTGCCGCTGGGGCAGGGCGGACAGTTGCAGGTCAATCGCGACTTCGGCGGCATGGGCGGCGGCTGCTATGTGGCGGTACTGGTTGACCGTAAGGTGGCTGCACGCATTGGTGTGGGTGAGCAGGTGCGTTTTCAGGTGCCGGTCGGCACACGGGTGCTGAGCATTGGTATCGACGAGATGGACGACACCCTGTGCGGCATGGGCCGCCTGCGTCGTGAACTGGCCGTGAAAGTTGAGCCGGGCTCGCAGCAGAACTTCCGCATCGTCAGCGATAACCGCAAAGGTTTCGACATCCTGCCAGTTACTCAGTAA
- a CDS encoding NAD(P)/FAD-dependent oxidoreductase: protein MKGLPIAIVGAGTAGLATALFLVRQGFSVRLLERVPQLQPVGAGVLLQPSGLAVLQQLGLFAECSGLGAPVSRLYGTSANGRVILDTRYAHWQPGSFGMGIHRSVLLTALLNAARHAGVPVETGVYISRFSQHGSHVQLYRQDEQGVEQPFGEFAALVLADGVRSALRGQMQVKQWLQPYPWGALWSIVPTPALSPNAPDTTDLRQWYRDCAQMFGIMPTGRTHLNREQALSSLFWSLPVAQFDAWRDAGLAAWKAQVLQLAGSAAEPFVELIERPEQLSQAVYADVRMQQWHDGRVIAIGDCAHAMSPQLGQGANMALVDAAALSAAVTTQRTPNDCDWSAVFAAYASSRRDHLRYYRQASRLLTPLFQSHSRSLAWLRDSVLLLARHNPFGRAHAVSTLVGGRSGWLLKGAERPLQVWNGQPEARVLDERATPVNTAQLSVT from the coding sequence GTGAAGGGATTGCCGATTGCCATTGTCGGGGCCGGTACGGCGGGGTTGGCCACGGCGCTGTTCCTCGTTCGTCAGGGTTTCAGCGTACGCCTGCTGGAGCGAGTGCCGCAGCTGCAGCCGGTGGGTGCTGGGGTGTTGTTGCAACCTTCGGGGCTGGCGGTGCTGCAGCAGTTGGGCCTATTTGCCGAGTGCAGCGGCCTGGGTGCTCCTGTCAGTCGCTTGTACGGCACCTCGGCCAATGGCCGGGTGATTCTCGATACCCGTTACGCGCATTGGCAGCCCGGCAGTTTCGGCATGGGCATTCACCGCAGCGTATTGCTCACGGCCTTGCTCAACGCAGCGCGGCACGCCGGTGTGCCGGTTGAAACCGGCGTGTATATAAGCCGTTTCAGTCAGCATGGCAGTCATGTGCAGCTGTATCGCCAGGACGAACAGGGCGTCGAGCAGCCATTCGGCGAGTTCGCCGCGTTGGTGCTGGCTGATGGCGTGCGCTCGGCCCTGCGCGGGCAGATGCAGGTCAAGCAGTGGTTGCAGCCTTACCCTTGGGGCGCGTTGTGGAGCATTGTGCCGACCCCGGCTTTGTCGCCAAACGCACCGGATACCACGGACCTGCGCCAGTGGTACCGCGACTGCGCGCAGATGTTCGGCATCATGCCCACTGGGCGTACTCACCTTAACCGCGAGCAAGCGCTGAGCAGTTTGTTCTGGAGCCTGCCGGTGGCGCAGTTTGACGCCTGGCGTGACGCCGGCTTGGCTGCCTGGAAAGCCCAGGTGCTGCAACTGGCGGGCAGCGCTGCCGAACCCTTTGTTGAACTGATCGAACGTCCCGAGCAACTCAGCCAGGCGGTGTATGCCGATGTGCGCATGCAGCAGTGGCACGACGGCCGGGTGATCGCCATCGGCGACTGCGCACACGCCATGAGCCCACAACTGGGCCAGGGCGCGAATATGGCACTGGTGGATGCGGCTGCCTTGTCCGCCGCTGTCACCACACAACGCACCCCAAACGACTGCGACTGGTCAGCGGTATTCGCCGCCTATGCCAGCAGCCGGCGTGATCACCTGCGTTATTACCGCCAAGCCAGCCGCCTGCTCACGCCACTGTTCCAATCTCACAGCCGCAGCCTGGCCTGGCTGCGTGACAGCGTATTGTTGCTGGCTCGGCACAATCCATTTGGCCGTGCGCATGCGGTCAGTACCCTGGTGGGTGGGCGCAGTGGTTGGTTACTGAAGGGTGCCGAACGGCCGTTGCAGGTCTGGAATGGCCAACCTGAGGCGCGGGTTTTAGATGAACGTGCGACCCCCGTAAATACTGCCCAGCTGTCGGTGACCTGA